In Ignavibacteria bacterium, a genomic segment contains:
- a CDS encoding T9SS type A sorting domain-containing protein, which translates to ADSIQTRHKGWAWSNQGNQFLTGSKYIKDLTRPWQSISQSISYPMAGTFSNLRSALTAEKLRKVTIQWTTQGEGQYAYWYQDSSKISDNYYIYKGMKQVPFKVFADTLVVDNPSTPTYKYEKRQVNCAFVESSDIYPFTNSWNPTTDSLGGKLLLYTFGTSYDTSITTPYKNKNLVIQQPQYDIMFIWAPRLVNTGGAGQPGEEFYIYPYNATRPYYNGTAPLIYEFSTTVPVINISTELPEKYDLMQNYPNPFNSVTNIRFMLPEKSYVTIKVYNMLGQNVKTLINNEKLDAGTHQTRFSGEGLASGIYFYAIQTEKFVQTKRMVLLK; encoded by the coding sequence CGGCAGATTCAATACAGACGAGGCATAAGGGCTGGGCGTGGTCAAATCAGGGAAATCAGTTTCTTACGGGGAGCAAGTATATAAAAGATCTAACAAGACCGTGGCAGTCAATTTCTCAGTCAATTTCTTATCCGATGGCGGGTACATTTTCTAATTTGAGGTCTGCACTAACAGCAGAGAAACTGAGGAAAGTAACAATTCAATGGACTACACAGGGTGAAGGGCAGTATGCGTACTGGTATCAGGATTCTTCAAAAATCAGTGACAATTATTACATATACAAAGGAATGAAACAAGTACCGTTCAAAGTATTTGCTGATACACTTGTAGTCGATAATCCATCAACACCAACTTACAAGTATGAGAAAAGACAAGTGAACTGTGCGTTTGTTGAATCATCGGATATATATCCATTTACTAATAGCTGGAATCCAACAACAGATTCGCTCGGCGGAAAACTTCTGCTTTATACATTCGGTACTTCATACGATACAAGTATTACTACACCATATAAGAACAAGAATTTAGTTATACAACAACCGCAATATGATATTATGTTCATCTGGGCACCGAGGCTTGTGAACACTGGCGGAGCAGGACAGCCGGGAGAGGAATTTTATATTTATCCTTACAATGCAACAAGACCTTATTATAACGGCACAGCCCCGTTGATTTATGAATTCTCAACAACGGTACCTGTTATAAATATCTCGACGGAATTACCTGAGAAGTATGATTTAATGCAGAACTACCCGAATCCGTTTAATTCTGTTACAAACATACGGTTCATGCTGCCTGAAAAATCATACGTGACGATAAAGGTTTACAACATGCTTGGTCAGAATGTAAAAACTCTGATAAACAATGAGAAGCTGGATGCGGGTACACATCAGACAAGGTTCAGCGGAGAGGGACTTGCGAGCGGAATATACTTTTACGCTATACAGACAGAGAAGTTTGTTCAGACAAAGCGGATGGTGCTTTTGAAGTAA
- a CDS encoding T9SS type A sorting domain-containing protein encodes MKKLIFLLVFSLSFNFIIQSKPRIIFGGNPYNPVSDVIVIQRVILNPNNISAYFQNTGIFDQNTTAGNSSGLEWPNGSGRTACFTAGLSIGCGINGQYAQVMASYKGEYAPGTFQNGSWTTNNDFKMYTVRIGDNAANNPDYANWYKMVPYGAPYKDVNNNGIYDDGVDIPGIPDANQTIFECMGDGDTSQRSSGEGFGGGITNPLLGAEIHFTSWAYARPGTEDLQFIRYVILNRGPVKWDSTFMGIVVDPDLGNAEDDYIGCDTILNLGYCYNADNNDGSGAPPTYGAAPPAFGMDYFKSPINRITGDTLGLTSFVFFTNTGSTPPPCESDPNGEPIPAYHMLQGLKKDRSPFLDPTVSPPVITKFCYPGNPESGSGWTEYKGSVQNCNGITGTTISVNPSGDRRFIFNSGGLNFTVNPGDTQEIVVAQFVQRGADNKNSVTLLKRLSQTAQIIYDNNFNVTPQPAIPVVSQSITPINQTQCSLNIFWNDAPESYYYWDTIFYPKSDSNIYKFEGYEIYEVDKNLPNENLPDFSKPLTIDPNKIKLIGIYDLRNNIGLVIDTLPIGYINNQEIYAPLPIVPPFGMTTPPNFPNSGLSRSIKITNTRFPGNYGGASEIQYGQVYKFVVNAYSVSTSNKIKKGFKVIRNTMVNVLFSSTPEPYSNNITFAYYNGDTLSNSLVDLGLTPVVVGQQLLQTAKYRILFSGDTTYSIQKSINNGSSYSTLRTGLRPTPFKTLSHEDSRILDGIFFKVDKIRFSGNAPYYVGNAGLIKDPASNLPADSIQTRHKGWAWSNQGNQFLTGSKYIKDPTRPWQSISQSISYPMAGTFSNLRSALTADKLRKVTIQWTAQSEGQYAYWYQDSSKINDNYYIYKGMKQVPFKVFADTLVVDNPSIPTYRYEKRQVNCAFVESSDIYPFTNGWNPTTDSLGGKLLLYTFGSSYDTSITTPYKNRNLVIQQPQYDIMFIWAPRLVNTGGAGQPGEEFYIYPYNATRPYYNGTAPLIYEFSTTAPVVPVINISTELPEKYDLMQNYPNPFNPVTNIRFMLPEKSYVTIKVYNMLGQKVKTLINNERLDAGTHQTRFSGEGLASGIYFYSIQTEKFVQTKRMVLLK; translated from the coding sequence ATGAAAAAGCTAATTTTTCTACTCGTTTTTTCTCTATCTTTCAATTTTATTATTCAATCAAAGCCAAGAATTATATTTGGCGGAAATCCATATAATCCAGTATCTGACGTTATTGTTATTCAGAGAGTTATACTTAATCCCAATAACATCTCAGCATATTTTCAAAACACGGGGATATTTGACCAGAATACAACAGCAGGTAATTCTTCCGGTTTAGAATGGCCGAATGGTTCAGGAAGGACGGCATGTTTCACGGCAGGGCTTTCTATCGGTTGCGGAATAAACGGACAGTATGCACAGGTCATGGCATCTTATAAAGGCGAATATGCTCCCGGAACTTTTCAAAACGGGTCATGGACCACGAACAACGATTTTAAGATGTACACGGTAAGGATTGGTGATAATGCAGCAAACAATCCGGATTATGCGAATTGGTATAAGATGGTACCGTATGGTGCTCCTTATAAAGATGTTAACAATAACGGTATTTATGATGATGGAGTTGATATCCCCGGAATACCCGATGCAAACCAGACGATATTTGAGTGCATGGGTGACGGCGATACGTCACAAAGAAGTTCCGGAGAAGGTTTTGGCGGCGGAATAACCAATCCATTGCTTGGGGCAGAAATACATTTTACATCTTGGGCATACGCGAGACCCGGGACTGAGGATTTACAGTTTATCAGATATGTGATTTTAAATAGAGGACCTGTAAAATGGGATTCAACCTTCATGGGAATAGTTGTTGACCCGGATTTGGGTAATGCAGAAGATGATTACATAGGTTGTGATACAATACTTAATCTTGGTTATTGCTATAATGCTGATAATAACGATGGTTCGGGAGCTCCTCCGACTTATGGTGCGGCACCGCCTGCTTTTGGAATGGATTATTTTAAAAGTCCGATAAACAGAATTACAGGTGATACACTCGGGTTGACCTCTTTTGTATTTTTTACAAATACGGGCAGTACACCTCCGCCTTGTGAATCCGATCCTAACGGTGAACCTATACCGGCATATCACATGCTTCAGGGATTAAAAAAGGATAGGTCTCCTTTCCTTGATCCGACTGTTTCACCTCCTGTAATAACAAAGTTCTGTTATCCGGGAAATCCTGAATCAGGTTCCGGATGGACAGAATATAAAGGTTCCGTTCAAAACTGTAATGGAATAACGGGAACAACTATTTCGGTTAATCCATCGGGCGACAGAAGATTTATATTTAATTCAGGAGGATTGAACTTTACTGTAAATCCCGGCGATACTCAGGAAATAGTTGTTGCACAATTTGTTCAAAGGGGTGCTGATAACAAAAATTCTGTAACACTGCTTAAAAGATTAAGCCAAACAGCACAGATAATTTATGACAATAACTTTAATGTAACTCCGCAGCCGGCAATACCGGTAGTTTCACAGAGCATCACCCCGATAAACCAGACACAATGTTCACTTAATATATTCTGGAATGATGCTCCGGAATCATATTATTACTGGGACACTATATTCTATCCGAAAAGCGATTCAAATATATATAAGTTTGAAGGGTATGAAATATATGAAGTTGACAAGAATCTACCGAACGAGAATCTTCCTGATTTCAGCAAACCGCTTACTATAGACCCGAATAAGATAAAACTAATAGGTATATATGATTTAAGGAATAACATAGGACTTGTTATTGATACATTGCCTATAGGTTATATAAACAATCAGGAAATATATGCACCTCTTCCAATTGTGCCACCTTTCGGCATGACGACACCTCCTAACTTTCCAAACAGCGGATTAAGCAGGTCAATAAAGATAACGAACACAAGGTTTCCCGGAAATTACGGGGGTGCATCTGAAATACAGTACGGGCAGGTATATAAATTTGTAGTTAATGCTTATTCGGTCAGTACTTCTAATAAGATTAAAAAAGGTTTTAAAGTTATAAGAAATACGATGGTTAATGTCCTATTCAGCTCAACTCCCGAGCCGTATTCGAATAATATAACATTTGCATATTATAACGGCGATACACTTTCAAACAGTTTAGTTGATTTAGGACTAACGCCTGTAGTTGTAGGACAGCAATTGCTGCAAACCGCTAAATACAGGATACTTTTTTCCGGTGATACTACTTACAGCATACAAAAGTCAATTAACAACGGAAGCAGTTATTCGACTTTAAGAACAGGATTAAGACCTACACCTTTTAAGACATTATCTCATGAAGATTCAAGAATATTAGACGGAATATTCTTTAAAGTAGATAAAATAAGGTTTTCCGGGAATGCACCGTATTATGTTGGAAATGCGGGACTGATAAAAGACCCTGCTTCGAATTTACCAGCAGATTCAATACAGACGCGGCATAAGGGCTGGGCGTGGTCAAATCAGGGAAATCAGTTTCTTACGGGGAGCAAGTATATAAAAGATCCAACAAGACCGTGGCAGTCAATTTCTCAGTCAATTTCTTATCCAATGGCGGGTACATTTTCTAATTTACGGTCAGCATTAACGGCAGATAAACTCAGGAAAGTAACAATTCAATGGACTGCACAGAGTGAAGGACAGTATGCGTATTGGTATCAGGATTCTTCAAAAATCAATGACAATTATTACATATACAAAGGAATGAAACAAGTACCGTTCAAAGTATTTGCTGATACACTGGTAGTTGATAATCCATCAATACCAACATACAGATATGAGAAAAGACAAGTGAACTGTGCATTTGTTGAATCATCGGATATATATCCTTTTACGAACGGATGGAATCCAACAACAGACTCGCTCGGTGGAAAACTTCTGCTATATACGTTTGGTTCGAGTTACGATACGAGCATTACTACACCATATAAGAACAGGAATTTAGTTATACAACAACCGCAATATGATATTATGTTCATCTGGGCACCGAGGCTTGTGAACACTGGCGGAGCAGGACAGCCGGGAGAGGAATTTTATATTTATCCTTACAATGCAACAAGACCATATTATAACGGCACAGCCCCTTTGATTTATGAATTCTCAACAACAGCACCTGTAGTACCCGTGATAAATATCTCGACGGAATTACCTGAGAAGTATGATTTAATGCAGAACTACCCGAATCCGTTCAATCCTGTTACAAACATACGGTTCATGCTGCCTGAAAAATCATACGTGACGATAAAGGTTTACAACATGCTTGGTCAGAAAGTTAAAACTCTGATAAACAATGAGAGGCTGGATGCGGGTACACATCAGACAAGATTCAGTGGAGAGGGACTTGCGAGCGGAATATACTTTTACTCTATACAGACAGAGAAGTTTGTTCAGACAAAGCGGATGGTGCTTTTGAAGTAA
- the ribH gene encoding 6,7-dimethyl-8-ribityllumazine synthase produces the protein MKTFKGELKGKGLKIAVISSRFNEEITGNLIEGAIKLFLEKGVKEKDINLFLVPGAYEIPTVLEKILKKNSRLKYDGILTVGCVIKGETAHFEYISGAVSNNINLISSKYSVPVGFCVLTTYSDEQAEARSRLNPCNAETNKGYESAAAVLEMIDLIKKI, from the coding sequence ATGAAAACATTCAAAGGTGAACTAAAAGGCAAAGGTCTGAAAATTGCCGTCATTTCAAGCAGGTTTAACGAAGAAATAACAGGAAACCTTATCGAAGGTGCAATTAAACTCTTTCTTGAAAAAGGAGTTAAAGAAAAAGATATAAACTTATTCCTCGTTCCGGGTGCGTATGAAATTCCCACGGTCCTCGAAAAGATTCTGAAGAAAAACAGCAGGTTAAAATACGACGGAATACTCACAGTCGGATGCGTCATAAAAGGGGAGACAGCCCACTTCGAGTATATTTCAGGAGCCGTCTCAAACAACATAAACTTAATATCTTCAAAATACTCCGTCCCCGTTGGTTTCTGCGTCCTCACTACTTACAGCGACGAGCAGGCAGAAGCCCGTTCTCGTTTAAATCCCTGCAATGCAGAAACAAACAAAGGTTACGAATCAGCCGCAGCAGTCCTCGAAATGATTGACCTTATAAAGAAAATATAA
- a CDS encoding PHP domain-containing protein: MRADFHIHSNSSDGKLKPAEIIDLAKNKELKVISVTDHDNIEGSQEMLKLNGTYGIEIIPGIELSADFHGREIHLLGYFLDFGNVALTEHLKLIKNLRIRRINKMIDKLKELGVIISSPDLFEKYSASCSIGRPHLANEIIENGYVKDFQTAFHRYLGDGKPAFVKKENLNFEIIIELIRVSGGLSFLAHPGSYFRESALVELRRAGIDGVEVYHPSHNDNHIKKYKKFVKDNNLLTVGGSDFHGYAEYDNNNIGRYFIGEDEVFALKEKHKSLKKTIS, translated from the coding sequence TTGAGAGCCGATTTCCACATACATTCAAACTCTTCCGACGGGAAACTAAAACCCGCCGAGATTATCGATTTGGCTAAAAACAAGGAACTCAAAGTAATATCAGTTACCGACCACGATAACATCGAAGGCTCTCAGGAAATGTTGAAATTAAATGGTACCTATGGCATCGAAATCATCCCCGGCATCGAACTTAGCGCCGATTTTCATGGCAGGGAAATTCATCTCCTTGGCTACTTTCTGGACTTCGGAAATGTTGCTCTTACCGAACATCTTAAGCTCATCAAAAATCTCCGCATAAGAAGAATCAATAAAATGATTGATAAGCTTAAAGAACTCGGTGTCATTATCAGCTCTCCCGATTTGTTTGAAAAATATTCTGCAAGCTGCTCTATCGGCAGGCCGCATCTGGCAAACGAGATAATCGAAAATGGTTACGTAAAGGATTTCCAGACTGCTTTTCATAGGTATCTCGGGGACGGTAAACCTGCTTTCGTGAAGAAAGAAAATCTTAACTTTGAAATAATTATTGAACTCATTCGCGTTTCAGGCGGACTTTCTTTCCTCGCTCATCCGGGAAGCTACTTCAGGGAAAGTGCCCTCGTTGAATTGAGAAGAGCGGGAATTGACGGTGTTGAAGTTTACCATCCTTCGCATAATGATAATCACATAAAGAAATACAAGAAGTTTGTTAAAGATAATAATCTCCTCACAGTCGGCGGCTCTGATTTTCACGGTTATGCGGAATATGATAACAATAATATCGGAAGGTATTTCATCGGCGAAGATGAAGTATTTGCTTTAAAGGAAAAACATAAAAGTTTAAAGAAAACAATATCATGA
- a CDS encoding PLP-dependent aspartate aminotransferase family protein: MDTKNKKFNTKLIHAGAYKDTFKSATVPIYQTSTFAFDSAEDGAKCFSGESKGYIYTRLGNPTIKALENSIAELCGGFDAVAVSSGMAAVNTIYMALLSNGDHMVSTAAVYGPSRVIMEDHWARFGVESTYVDTTNLDNIRKAIKPNTKMLYLETPANPTIDITDIAEASKIAKEHNLILVIDNTFASPVLQKPLALGADVEFHSITKYINGHADVVGGIIIAKTEELYKKLRPMMISLGCNMDPHQAYLVIRGIKTLGIRVERAQENAAKIAEFLEKHPKIEWVRYPGLKSHPGHEIAKKQMSGFGSMIAFELKGGFKAGETLMDNVHVATLAVSLGGVETLIEHPASMTHSKVSKEGKLKANITDGLVRYAVGIEDVEDLIADLEQGLAKC, encoded by the coding sequence ATGGATACTAAGAACAAAAAGTTCAACACTAAGCTTATTCACGCAGGTGCATACAAGGATACCTTTAAATCTGCTACCGTTCCTATTTATCAAACCTCAACTTTTGCATTCGACTCTGCCGAAGATGGTGCTAAATGTTTCTCGGGCGAGTCGAAAGGTTATATATATACTCGTCTCGGAAATCCTACTATCAAGGCACTCGAAAATAGCATTGCAGAACTTTGCGGCGGTTTCGACGCTGTTGCCGTCAGCTCCGGTATGGCTGCCGTTAACACAATCTATATGGCGCTCCTTTCCAATGGGGACCACATGGTCAGTACTGCCGCTGTTTACGGTCCTTCACGCGTTATAATGGAAGACCACTGGGCAAGGTTTGGCGTCGAATCTACTTATGTTGATACAACTAATCTTGATAATATAAGGAAAGCCATAAAGCCAAACACAAAGATGCTTTACCTTGAAACTCCGGCAAACCCGACGATTGACATTACAGATATTGCTGAAGCATCAAAGATTGCTAAAGAGCATAATCTAATTCTCGTTATTGATAATACATTTGCATCTCCGGTTCTTCAGAAACCCCTCGCACTTGGTGCTGACGTTGAATTTCATTCTATCACTAAGTATATTAACGGTCATGCTGATGTAGTCGGTGGAATTATTATCGCAAAGACTGAAGAGCTTTATAAAAAACTCCGCCCGATGATGATATCTCTCGGTTGTAATATGGACCCGCATCAGGCTTATCTTGTAATCAGAGGAATAAAGACACTTGGAATTAGAGTCGAACGTGCTCAGGAAAACGCTGCTAAAATTGCGGAGTTTCTTGAAAAACATCCTAAGATAGAATGGGTCAGGTATCCGGGTCTTAAATCTCATCCCGGTCACGAAATCGCAAAAAAACAAATGTCAGGTTTTGGTTCTATGATTGCTTTCGAACTTAAAGGAGGATTCAAAGCAGGTGAAACCCTAATGGATAATGTTCATGTTGCTACTCTTGCAGTTTCTCTCGGAGGTGTAGAAACTCTTATTGAGCATCCGGCGTCAATGACGCATTCAAAAGTTTCAAAAGAAGGCAAACTGAAAGCAAACATAACAGACGGATTAGTGAGATATGCAGTAGGTATCGAAGATGTCGAAGACTTAATCGCTGACCTCGAACAGGGTCTCGCAAAATGCTGA
- a CDS encoding HAD hydrolase family protein, producing the protein MITKKTNKKTDLAKIKMILMDMDGCLTTGHIIYSSSGEDIKMFHTHDGYGLTRGRQLGMKFAVISGMDSAVNKRRVARLKIDHLYEKIDDKLLPFEELKKLYGFKNDEFAYIGDDEFDLPLLKEVGFSCCPNSAVDEVKKHVHYVCKKNGGEGAIREMIDKILKAKKLI; encoded by the coding sequence ATGATTACTAAAAAAACCAATAAAAAAACCGACCTCGCTAAAATAAAAATGATACTCATGGATATGGATGGCTGTCTTACAACCGGACATATAATCTATTCAAGCAGCGGTGAAGATATTAAAATGTTCCATACGCACGATGGTTATGGCTTAACGCGCGGCAGGCAGCTCGGAATGAAGTTTGCCGTTATTAGCGGTATGGATTCTGCCGTTAATAAAAGACGCGTTGCAAGATTAAAGATTGACCATCTCTATGAGAAAATTGACGATAAGCTTCTTCCATTTGAAGAATTGAAAAAGTTGTACGGGTTTAAAAACGATGAATTTGCGTATATCGGCGATGATGAGTTCGATCTGCCCTTGCTGAAGGAGGTGGGTTTCTCATGCTGTCCAAACAGTGCTGTTGATGAAGTCAAAAAGCACGTTCATTATGTCTGTAAGAAAAACGGCGGTGAAGGTGCCATCAGGGAAATGATAGATAAAATACTTAAAGCAAAAAAACTTATATAA
- the nth gene encoding endonuclease III, producing the protein MSKNDRIENLKKKAKVITKRLAENYPDVKCHLDFKNEFQLIVSTVLAAQCTDDRVNKTMVPLYKSKYKGVKDILKDGHDNFRDNIKSINFFNNKTKSILALSYAIDKNHKGKVPDTMEALTELPGVGRKSASVVLGNCFGKKDVIIVDTHLKRVSARLGLIENENPDKIEIELKEIIPPAEQFYFSMRVGEHGRIVCQAKKPKCNECFLSDICPSFNKV; encoded by the coding sequence ATGAGCAAAAACGACCGTATTGAAAACCTGAAGAAGAAAGCTAAAGTAATCACAAAACGTCTTGCCGAAAATTATCCTGACGTAAAGTGCCATCTTGACTTTAAAAATGAATTTCAACTCATTGTGTCAACTGTTCTTGCAGCTCAATGCACTGACGACAGAGTGAATAAGACAATGGTTCCTTTATATAAATCAAAATATAAAGGCGTTAAGGATATTCTCAAAGATGGTCACGATAATTTCAGAGATAATATAAAGTCAATAAACTTTTTCAATAATAAAACAAAATCAATTCTCGCTCTTTCGTATGCTATCGATAAAAATCACAAAGGCAAAGTCCCTGACACTATGGAAGCACTTACCGAACTGCCCGGCGTCGGAAGAAAGTCCGCCTCTGTAGTGCTCGGAAATTGTTTTGGAAAGAAGGATGTGATTATCGTCGATACCCATCTCAAAAGAGTCTCAGCCCGTCTCGGACTTATTGAAAATGAAAATCCTGATAAAATAGAAATTGAACTTAAAGAAATCATCCCCCCTGCTGAACAATTCTATTTTTCAATGAGGGTGGGGGAGCACGGCAGAATTGTCTGTCAGGCGAAAAAACCAAAATGCAATGAATGTTTCTTAAGCGATATTTGTCCTTCATTTAATAAAGTATAA
- the speB gene encoding agmatinase — protein MKNTAQKIMRTLDINKNFLAIEEMYSNYKDSKVVILPVPYEATTSYGKGAAKGPDAIYNASHYVEFFDEELNREFCFEKGNGIASLFPVNFKGAKGKKALDIIYNEVLHHIKNNKFVVTLGGEHTISTAPIKAHFDSYKDLSILHFDAHSDLRDSYEGTKYSHACFCSRVAEFTNDITQVGIRAQCKEEYDFIRKNKIKTFYAYAIRNGLHGKNWHDKVIKGLKKNVYITFDVDYFDPSIMSSTGTCEPLGFYWEETIALLKKLGTQKNVVGFDVVELAPKKGNPYPDFLTAKLIYKMLNYFL, from the coding sequence TTGAAGAATACAGCCCAAAAAATAATGCGAACTCTTGATATAAATAAGAATTTCCTTGCTATAGAGGAAATGTATTCAAACTACAAGGATTCAAAAGTTGTTATCCTGCCCGTTCCTTATGAAGCTACAACTTCGTACGGAAAAGGTGCGGCTAAAGGTCCCGACGCTATTTATAACGCTTCTCACTATGTTGAGTTTTTCGATGAAGAACTTAATAGGGAATTCTGCTTCGAAAAAGGTAACGGTATAGCATCGCTTTTTCCTGTAAATTTCAAAGGGGCGAAAGGCAAGAAAGCCCTCGATATTATCTATAATGAAGTATTGCATCACATAAAGAACAATAAGTTTGTCGTTACACTCGGCGGAGAGCATACTATTTCAACCGCTCCTATAAAAGCACATTTTGATTCTTACAAAGATTTATCAATTCTGCATTTTGACGCTCATTCAGACCTTCGCGATAGCTACGAAGGTACGAAGTATTCGCATGCATGTTTCTGTTCACGCGTTGCAGAGTTTACAAACGATATAACACAAGTAGGTATCCGTGCTCAATGCAAAGAGGAGTATGATTTTATTAGGAAGAATAAGATTAAAACATTTTATGCTTACGCGATTCGAAATGGTTTGCACGGCAAAAACTGGCATGATAAAGTGATTAAAGGTCTTAAAAAGAATGTGTACATAACTTTCGATGTAGATTATTTCGACCCTTCAATAATGTCTTCTACAGGCACATGCGAGCCGCTCGGCTTCTATTGGGAAGAGACTATAGCACTTCTTAAAAAGCTCGGTACTCAAAAAAACGTTGTTGGCTTCGACGTAGTTGAACTTGCACCGAAAAAAGGAAATCCTTATCCCGATTTCCTTACCGCTAAACTGATTTACAAAATGCTAAATTATTTTCTATGA
- the dnaX gene encoding DNA polymerase III subunit gamma/tau, whose protein sequence is MSEPKFKVSALTFRPQKFSDVVSQEFVTKTLINAIKSKKIAHSYLFSGPRGVGKTTIARIFAKAINCKNAKDGEPCNDCENCTEITRGVHPDVFELDAASNRGIDDVRSIQDAAKYFPIKADYKFYIVDEVHMLTIQAFNALLKILEEPPEYLIFILATTNPERIPPTIVSRCQRFGLHRLKITEIMEQLEFVAKEQNVKIDRDSLFLVAKLGDGALRDSLGVFDMAVSYCGNKIKFEELKEFLNLPDNSIYFNTSRYIVTSDIKSIIAYFNELEESGLDIITYLNGITDHYRNLLIVKTTEKADLLDESDDTKKKFLEEAKSYSVDQIQRILKLLFDSEQRFKFSGNQKVLMESLLVELCRINREVVDISELISGLETLKKKSLR, encoded by the coding sequence ATGTCCGAACCAAAGTTTAAAGTTTCAGCATTAACGTTCAGACCTCAGAAGTTTTCCGACGTGGTCTCGCAGGAGTTTGTCACTAAAACTCTAATCAACGCAATTAAGTCAAAGAAGATTGCTCATTCTTATCTTTTCAGCGGTCCAAGAGGTGTCGGTAAAACTACTATCGCCAGAATTTTTGCTAAAGCTATAAACTGCAAAAATGCTAAAGACGGAGAACCCTGCAATGATTGCGAAAACTGCACGGAAATAACAAGGGGAGTGCATCCCGATGTTTTTGAACTCGACGCCGCTTCTAACCGCGGTATCGACGACGTGCGTTCCATTCAGGATGCTGCAAAGTATTTTCCTATTAAAGCCGATTACAAATTCTATATAGTTGATGAAGTGCACATGTTAACCATTCAGGCGTTCAATGCTTTGCTTAAGATTCTTGAAGAACCGCCCGAATACCTTATCTTCATCCTTGCAACGACTAATCCTGAAAGAATTCCGCCGACTATCGTCAGCCGTTGCCAGAGGTTTGGACTGCATAGATTAAAAATTACTGAGATTATGGAACAACTCGAGTTTGTTGCTAAAGAGCAGAATGTTAAGATTGACAGGGATTCGTTATTCCTCGTTGCTAAACTCGGCGATGGTGCGCTCAGAGACTCGCTCGGCGTGTTTGATATGGCTGTCTCTTATTGCGGCAACAAAATTAAATTTGAAGAACTGAAAGAATTTCTGAACCTGCCCGATAATTCGATTTATTTCAACACATCAAGGTATATTGTCACTTCTGATATTAAGAGTATTATTGCGTATTTCAACGAACTTGAAGAAAGCGGTCTTGATATTATTACATACCTGAACGGTATTACTGACCATTACAGAAATCTACTCATCGTTAAGACCACGGAAAAAGCTGACCTTCTTGATGAATCAGACGATACTAAGAAGAAGTTTCTCGAAGAAGCAAAAAGTTATTCTGTTGACCAGATTCAGAGAATTCTGAAATTGCTTTTTGATTCCGAACAGCGTTTTAAATTCTCGGGTAACCAGAAAGTTCTCATGGAATCCCTTCTCGTTGAACTATGCAGGATTAACAGGGAAGTCGTTGATATTTCAGAACTGATTTCAGGGCTTGAAACCCTGAAAAAAAAAAGCTTGAGATAA